TCAAATCCGCCTCTTTTGGCTCATCTGTGAGTGTGTAGCCCTCTTTTGATTCTAGCTCGGCTATGATATGCTCGCTATCGCGTTCATTCATCGCGCAGCCAAGTGTTTGGATAAAAAGTTTCATTGCAAATTCTAATCAAAATCTATTTTTTAGCGCACAAGCGCAATTCCAAAACCTAAATAATGCGAAATTCATAAATCATATCCGCGCTATCTAGTCCGTATCGCACTTCTCCCATATAGACGGTTTTGCCTTTTGCTTCTATGAGTGCTTTTGCTTTTTTTAAGTCTTTGTCCTTACAGCTTCTATCAAAGTATAAAATCTGCATACCCTCTTTTGATTCCACTTCATTTGCCAAATCCTCTATGACAATGCTAGTTGTTTGAGGTTTCGCCTGTCCTTTTGCCAAAGTCTGTCCTAAGTCCATTGATGCGAGTTTTAGCTCCATTTTTTCTCCTTAACGCGTTTTGTTTTCGCGCTTAAATTTTCGCGTTATTGTAACGAATTTGCCTTAAATTTTTGTTATAATCACGGAATTTGCAAAAGTTTTTGCTATGTTTTGATACTTGGATTTTTCAAGGATTTTATCCAAACTATTTCAAACAACGCATAAAATCTAACAATTATCACAATCCACACACAAGCACAAGCTAAAAGGACTTACAAAATGGAAAAGATTTTAGACATTATTGAGCTTCTTGCGCACGAGAGGGGACTAGAGCCAGCGGCTGTCTCTCAAGTAGTCAAAGAAACGATTATAAAAACAGCAAAAAAACAATTTGGCGAGGAGCTAAACTATATCATTGAGGAGGACGAAAAAGAGCGCGATTTTAGGCTTATCCACGCTGTGATTGTGTGCGCTGATGATGATGAGAGGGCGAGTAAGGATTCCCAAAACTTTATTAGGATTTCAGAGGCAAAAAAAAGCGCACCAGATATAAGTCTAAATGATGAAATCCACTACGAAATAAGCCTAGAAAATATGAGTAGAAATGCAGTAAATTCACTTTTTTCAGACCTCGGATACAATATCCAAAAAACTATCGACAATCAGCTATACACCACGCTAAAAGCGATGCAGGGCAAAATAGTCAGCGGACAAGTCATCGCCATAGATGATGCCCAAAACACGCACATAGAGATAAAAGAATCCGCTAGCGAAGTTCGTGCCATACTTCCGCTAAAAAATCGCATAAAAGGCGAAAAGTTTAAAATAAATGACACGGTAAGCGCGATTTTGCGTAGTGTGAAGTTTCAAAAAGACGGCGTGAGGCTAGAGATTTCGCGCACCACACCTAGAATGCTAGAAGCCCTCCTAGAAAACGAAGTCCCAGAAATCAAAGACGGCGAAGTGCTAATCCACAAAAGTGCTAGAATCCCGGGCGAAAGGGCAAAAGTAGCACTCTACACTGCCAATCCTAGAATCGACCCCATAGGCGCGACTGTGGGGACAAAGGGCGTGCGGATAAACGCCGTAAGTAGGGAGCTAAATGGCGAAAATATTGATTGTATCGAATACAGCGAAGTAGCTGAAATGTTTATCGCTAGGGCATTATCCCCTGCGCAGATTTTGGGGGTAAAAATAGAAAAAGCCCAAGAAACACAAAGTGAATCACAAAATGAAGCCCAAGAATCTAGCGATTCTAGGCAAAATAGCAAAAATGACAAAAAAAGCCCAAAAGCAAAAGTCCTAATCGCTACCGACCAAAAAAGCAAAGCTATCGGTAGAAGCGGGATAAATATCCGTCTAGCGTGTATGCTTACAGGCTATGATATAGAGCTAGAGGAAGTCGGCAAAGAAGCACCAAAAGAAGCCACACAAGAAGAATTGCAAGAATCTACTCAAGCTAGCGAGCTAATAGATTCTGCAGATTTGACAAAAGAGGAGCTAGAATCTAGCCTAGAGTCTAGCGCACAAGACACAAAACCAAAAGAGCAAGCAAAAGAATCTCAAGCAAGTGATTCTAGTGAATCTAGCGATTCTCAAAAAGTCGGCAAAGACGCCTTAGAATCCCTCTTTAAGCAGTAGTTTTACGCGTAAAGTCTTAAGTGTATTTTGCTATTTTAATCATTTGGAATTTTATTATTTTGGCATAGATGAAATCTTTTGTG
This genomic stretch from Helicobacter macacae MIT 99-5501 harbors:
- a CDS encoding HP0268 family nuclease, with translation MELKLASMDLGQTLAKGQAKPQTTSIVIEDLANEVESKEGMQILYFDRSCKDKDLKKAKALIEAKGKTVYMGEVRYGLDSADMIYEFRII
- the nusA gene encoding transcription termination factor NusA; this translates as MEKILDIIELLAHERGLEPAAVSQVVKETIIKTAKKQFGEELNYIIEEDEKERDFRLIHAVIVCADDDERASKDSQNFIRISEAKKSAPDISLNDEIHYEISLENMSRNAVNSLFSDLGYNIQKTIDNQLYTTLKAMQGKIVSGQVIAIDDAQNTHIEIKESASEVRAILPLKNRIKGEKFKINDTVSAILRSVKFQKDGVRLEISRTTPRMLEALLENEVPEIKDGEVLIHKSARIPGERAKVALYTANPRIDPIGATVGTKGVRINAVSRELNGENIDCIEYSEVAEMFIARALSPAQILGVKIEKAQETQSESQNEAQESSDSRQNSKNDKKSPKAKVLIATDQKSKAIGRSGINIRLACMLTGYDIELEEVGKEAPKEATQEELQESTQASELIDSADLTKEELESSLESSAQDTKPKEQAKESQASDSSESSDSQKVGKDALESLFKQ